The following coding sequences are from one Roseburia hominis A2-183 window:
- a CDS encoding MobA/MobL family protein, which yields MAIFHYTIKIVGRSKGKSVISASAYLNGDVMKNEETGRISYYTSKKEVVYTSLMMCENAPPEWQIVPEENIKRFQKSVRYKRSEDKEAALEKFKITFQKQRLWNEVLKIEKSADAQLGRSFEFALPKEWSRQEQIQYTADYIKKTFVDKGMCADWSIHDKGDGNPHVHLLLTMRPFNPDHSWGKKEVKDWDFVRDKSGNIVIDESHPNWWQDKKNPDRHGIRIPVLDENGIQKIGARNRLQWKRVLTDATGWNNPKNCELWRSEWAKVCNEHLPLHNQVDHRSYEKQGKLQIPTIHEGADARKIEQKFLAGQEIKGSWKVAENQIIKQQNTLLQKILDTFGKVSGALSLWKERLNDIRRKPGNYTLNGVHDWANRRTADLNGRNASGNAEPGHPTLSYAGTESEIAKIKQRVIRAAQHFAKYRGTTFQDGRTENEDRTFGKRKSAMADIGTEAEQRKQFITETEHRIAELEQQVEKGRDIDERIQRIKERRTVGRTSALDRGDTRRVGTERPAYRGTEDAAQRISDLEREIKQREQSREYSSIKERLEAGRQSIADREREVAKRKRHDRGMSR from the coding sequence ATGGCGATTTTTCATTACACAATCAAAATAGTCGGACGAAGTAAAGGGAAATCTGTTATCTCCGCTTCCGCATATCTCAATGGGGATGTGATGAAAAACGAGGAAACCGGGCGAATCAGTTATTACACTTCTAAAAAAGAAGTGGTCTACACCAGTCTGATGATGTGCGAAAACGCACCTCCTGAATGGCAGATAGTACCAGAAGAAAATATAAAACGCTTTCAAAAATCTGTCCGATACAAAAGGTCAGAAGATAAAGAAGCTGCTTTAGAAAAATTTAAAATCACATTTCAGAAACAACGGTTATGGAATGAGGTATTGAAGATTGAAAAAAGTGCAGATGCCCAACTTGGCAGGTCATTTGAATTTGCCCTCCCCAAAGAATGGAGCAGACAGGAACAGATTCAATATACAGCCGACTATATCAAAAAAACATTTGTGGATAAGGGAATGTGTGCTGATTGGAGTATCCACGACAAAGGGGATGGCAATCCTCATGTCCATCTGCTTCTGACAATGCGCCCTTTTAACCCGGATCATTCTTGGGGGAAGAAAGAAGTCAAAGATTGGGATTTTGTCAGAGATAAAAGCGGAAATATCGTGATTGATGAATCCCATCCGAACTGGTGGCAGGATAAGAAAAACCCTGACCGTCATGGAATCCGTATCCCTGTATTAGATGAAAACGGAATCCAGAAGATTGGTGCAAGAAACCGCCTGCAATGGAAACGGGTACTGACCGATGCTACGGGATGGAACAATCCAAAAAACTGTGAACTGTGGCGGAGCGAGTGGGCAAAGGTGTGTAATGAACATCTGCCTTTGCATAATCAGGTCGATCACCGTTCTTACGAAAAGCAGGGAAAACTCCAGATTCCTACCATCCATGAAGGTGCTGACGCAAGAAAGATTGAACAAAAGTTTCTTGCCGGGCAGGAAATAAAAGGTTCGTGGAAAGTAGCGGAAAATCAAATCATAAAACAACAAAACACGTTATTGCAAAAGATACTGGACACCTTTGGGAAAGTATCAGGTGCATTATCATTATGGAAGGAGCGATTAAATGACATTAGAAGAAAGCCGGGAAATTATACCCTTAATGGAGTCCATGATTGGGCAAATCGAAGAACAGCAGACCTTAATGGCAGAAATGCTTCTGGAAATGCAGAACCGGGACACCCAACTCTCTCTTATGCAGGAACAGAATCAGAAATTGCAAAAATTAAACAGCGAGTTATCCGAGCTGCTCAACATTTTGCCAAATACCGAGGAACTACTTTCCAAGATGGAAGAACAGAAAACGAAGATAGAACTTTTGGAAAACGAAAATCAGCAATGGCAGATATTGGCACAGAAGCTGAACAGCGAAAACAGTTTATTACTGAAACAGAACACCGAATTGCTGAACTGGAACAGCAGGTAGAGAAAGGACGTGATATAGATGAACGAATCCAGAGAATTAAAGAACGCCGAACAGTTGGAAGAACTTCTGCTCTTGACCGAGGAGATACAAGAAGAGTTGGAACAGAAAGACCAGCTTATCGTGGAACTGAAGACGCAGCTCAACGAATCTCTGACCTTGAACGAGAAATTAAACAAAGAGAACAGAGCCGGGAATATTCAAGCATTAAAGAACGACTTGAAGCTGGCAGACAGAGCATTGCGGATCGAGAAAGAGAAGTTGCGAAGCGCAAACGTCATGATAGAGGAATGTCAAGATAA
- a CDS encoding DUF6040 family protein, whose product MIEECQDKICYLTQERDYARTHQKIVEIPVEKPVLYEKCEACNRTAYQNAKAKYETQKERLAGQYKAKTVMFQTTLFLLAWYSLTTTLFQAVQSDMFLVDCKSFFNDLASFIQTFVGWTIDAGHSAAQISTKIPNAFIAGMVYWLLLILIVGICMAGTGMLAILIEIKVIELYKKNCWDVITLLMILTSVAIVIYFGESIKKVLSVNLLLLFVLSQGAYVGIRCYLKVWLEKRPY is encoded by the coding sequence ATGATAGAGGAATGTCAAGATAAAATATGCTATTTAACACAGGAACGGGATTATGCCCGGACACATCAGAAAATCGTAGAAATACCGGTAGAAAAGCCGGTACTCTATGAAAAATGTGAAGCCTGTAACCGGACAGCCTATCAGAATGCAAAAGCAAAATACGAAACACAAAAAGAGCGACTTGCAGGACAGTATAAAGCAAAAACGGTAATGTTCCAAACAACCTTGTTCCTTCTTGCATGGTATTCGTTGACAACCACTCTTTTTCAGGCAGTACAGTCAGATATGTTCCTTGTCGATTGTAAATCATTCTTCAATGATTTAGCATCATTCATACAAACCTTTGTCGGATGGACGATTGATGCCGGGCATTCTGCGGCACAGATTAGTACAAAAATTCCAAATGCTTTTATAGCCGGAATGGTATATTGGTTATTGCTAATATTGATTGTAGGAATATGTATGGCAGGAACAGGGATGCTGGCGATACTGATAGAAATAAAGGTTATAGAATTATATAAGAAAAACTGTTGGGATGTTATTACTCTACTAATGATACTGACAAGTGTTGCTATTGTCATTTATTTTGGAGAATCAATCAAAAAAGTACTGTCAGTAAATCTTCTATTGCTTTTCGTACTTTCGCAGGGCGCATATGTTGGAATTAGATGTTATCTTAAAGTTTGGTTAGAAAAAAGACCATATTAG
- a CDS encoding sensor histidine kinase, with protein MNLNNLSAKKICRLVSAGMVFSMLVITGIFGGIMQDIRIFIVGGTLTLCAFFWIWLLVLIFGKRLSHFTSNLCRTLDNMIDGNEELQKSNDSETLFARINHRLIRLYEIMQKNRHKVDMERQELQMLISDISHQVKTPVSNLQMVTDTLLTKPVSEEERMDFLQGIRSQTDKLDFLFQALVKTSRLETGAIRLEKKDSSLFHTLAQAMSSIVYAAEKKEIAVSVDCPENLIISHDSKWTSEALFNLLDNAVKYTPSGGKISVSVVQWEMYVEVKVTDTGKGISESNQAAIFRRFYREEEVHDQQGVGIGLYLAREIVTRQGGYIKVVSELRQGSEFSIMLPVR; from the coding sequence ATGAATCTGAATAACCTTTCTGCTAAGAAAATTTGTAGACTGGTTAGTGCTGGCATGGTTTTCTCTATGCTGGTAATTACCGGTATTTTCGGCGGTATAATGCAGGATATACGAATTTTTATAGTGGGTGGAACATTGACACTCTGTGCGTTTTTCTGGATTTGGCTATTGGTGCTGATTTTTGGAAAACGCCTTTCTCATTTTACTTCTAATTTGTGCCGGACGCTGGACAACATGATTGATGGAAACGAGGAATTACAAAAGTCAAATGATAGTGAAACTCTTTTTGCCCGTATCAACCACCGCTTAATTCGGTTGTATGAGATTATGCAGAAAAACCGGCACAAGGTAGACATGGAACGACAGGAGCTTCAAATGCTGATTTCTGATATTTCACATCAAGTTAAAACGCCTGTCAGCAATTTGCAAATGGTAACGGACACACTTTTAACAAAGCCTGTTTCAGAAGAAGAACGGATGGACTTTTTACAAGGCATACGTAGTCAGACTGATAAACTGGATTTTCTGTTCCAAGCACTGGTTAAAACGTCCCGGTTGGAAACCGGAGCAATACGATTAGAAAAGAAAGACAGCAGCTTATTCCATACGCTTGCACAAGCCATGAGCAGTATTGTATATGCCGCAGAGAAAAAAGAAATTGCTGTATCCGTGGATTGCCCGGAAAATTTGATAATCTCCCATGACAGCAAGTGGACAAGCGAAGCCCTTTTCAATCTGCTGGACAATGCAGTAAAATACACTCCGTCAGGTGGAAAGATTTCTGTATCAGTGGTTCAGTGGGAAATGTACGTAGAGGTCAAAGTGACCGACACCGGCAAGGGCATTTCAGAAAGCAATCAGGCTGCCATCTTCCGGCGCTTCTATCGTGAGGAAGAAGTACACGATCAACAGGGTGTGGGAATAGGTTTGTATTTGGCTCGTGAGATTGTAACAAGGCAAGGGGGCTATATCAAGGTTGTTTCAGAGCTGAGGCAAGGCTCAGAATTTTCTATTATGCTTCCTGTAAGGTAA
- a CDS encoding helix-turn-helix domain-containing protein, whose amino-acid sequence MKIYEKIFARLNELHMSQTELSKRTGIATSTISDWRKKQINPQADKLSVICKALDMSLADLLCDKENTEQTTPTDYLIGDNYIMELFRESDADNKRRILRYFELLEICNEINDSCPAKKRQRNVSIIQDIDGNNIVVINDIRFKGKRSVNWKDVKEYIKEYVGDFYKIASTGDVIYIGSDLPSEYSGSKYTNSLKGATSKAKANAASGLPEMIEIAVGKHFRINQEMKHKRDAKNGWYRYDSRFALPVYGNDGEIERYNVFHASMLIRHSNDEKLYLYDIIDIKKETSNPLGE is encoded by the coding sequence ATGAAGATATATGAAAAAATATTTGCAAGACTTAATGAACTGCATATGAGCCAGACAGAACTATCCAAAAGAACCGGCATTGCTACCAGTACCATCAGTGACTGGCGGAAAAAGCAGATCAATCCCCAGGCAGATAAACTATCGGTAATATGTAAAGCACTGGATATGTCCCTTGCGGATTTGCTTTGTGACAAAGAAAATACAGAGCAGACAACACCAACAGATTATTTGATTGGTGATAATTATATAATGGAATTATTCAGAGAATCCGACGCCGATAATAAGAGAAGAATTCTTAGGTACTTTGAACTTCTGGAAATCTGCAATGAAATCAATGATAGCTGTCCGGCAAAAAAGAGGCAGCGTAATGTATCAATTATTCAGGATATTGATGGGAATAACATTGTAGTGATAAATGATATCCGCTTTAAAGGGAAACGGTCGGTTAACTGGAAAGACGTAAAAGAGTATATAAAAGAATACGTTGGAGATTTTTATAAAATAGCTTCTACGGGAGATGTGATATATATTGGGTCTGATCTCCCCAGCGAATATAGCGGATCAAAGTATACAAATAGCCTGAAAGGAGCAACCTCCAAGGCCAAGGCAAATGCTGCATCCGGCTTACCGGAAATGATAGAGATTGCTGTAGGAAAACACTTTCGTATAAATCAGGAAATGAAACATAAGAGAGACGCAAAAAATGGATGGTACAGATATGATTCCAGGTTCGCGCTTCCTGTGTATGGAAATGACGGGGAAATTGAAAGATACAATGTTTTCCATGCATCTATGTTAATACGTCATTCAAATGACGAGAAATTGTATTTGTACGACATTATAGATATAAAAAAAGAAACGAGCAACCCTCTCGGCGAATAA
- a CDS encoding ABC transporter permease, with translation MNYPFENDTSAVIKKLARKSVRFDKKKNLFCLSAIIVAVAMIMMSLLTVQNIIYQNQKEIEGLHQGIFFDITQDSKEKLLANEEVKSVGLSCNIKTVKENSKELSLIYYDDDMLSLIPAFDGKYPEKASEIAVTDAFFASENKSPEINAIVQLNLDGTLKNYTIVGIYHDKTSTAYPVFVSLEKCRELRGNNLLNGYVWLENADTLTKDEATEILSQISEETGLNNWTVSSYYDYVNTTLSFSNYAVYGVVAAILFLAAALVIYSIFYISVGQKVAEFGQLRTIGASKKQIYKIVLKQGYMLAVPGILIGSIMGTIISYCLQSKGWSVFAFIVSLCGACLFGILLVYISVRKPAKIAANTSPISALKNPVGIVNYRTHKRHRITPVYLAKISFSRNRKKSLLTILSLGLCGVIFFLAASYQSSFNAESMARYWDMKYGDFKISIDLENESENLDALLQKEYFSDYVKRVGDIEGVSNIFTYATVPVDFSTDNDISDSTLMLGYNEKDLASLNAAVLSGNITDDTELVVSDPERIYDVYHWKPQIGDTVTFNFKNHSGKTITKAFKIGAITSSNDGMGGYIFRMPENMLKELAGYDCTYAIEIQAEAEYQEIIEQELKLLVSDNRDVRLQTLQDFIVEHQSDNRAGFTLAYAIAAILWIFAVINQINLTVTNLLSQKQEMGTLKSIGMTNKQLKQAFMMEGLFTTLIALLITAVVGIPGGYAIGIFLKNAGMSTGFVFPVVAFTLFAVAMFMLESLMTILLIHSWKKQSVIAIMRN, from the coding sequence ATGAATTATCCTTTTGAAAATGATACCAGTGCAGTAATTAAAAAATTAGCACGAAAAAGTGTGCGTTTTGATAAGAAGAAAAACTTATTTTGCCTTTCGGCAATTATTGTAGCCGTTGCTATGATAATGATGTCGTTGCTCACAGTGCAAAATATCATTTATCAAAATCAGAAAGAAATCGAAGGATTACATCAAGGGATTTTCTTTGACATTACGCAGGACAGTAAAGAAAAGTTGTTAGCAAACGAAGAAGTAAAAAGTGTAGGACTTTCCTGTAATATCAAAACAGTGAAAGAAAATTCTAAAGAACTGTCTCTGATTTATTATGATGATGACATGCTTAGTTTGATTCCTGCCTTTGACGGAAAATATCCAGAGAAAGCAAGTGAAATTGCTGTTACAGATGCCTTTTTTGCCAGTGAAAATAAGTCTCCGGAAATCAACGCCATAGTTCAGTTGAATCTGGATGGTACTTTGAAGAATTATACTATTGTTGGTATTTATCATGATAAAACTTCTACCGCTTATCCTGTTTTTGTTTCACTTGAAAAATGCCGGGAATTACGTGGAAATAACCTGCTTAATGGATATGTTTGGCTTGAAAATGCAGATACCCTTACAAAAGACGAAGCAACAGAAATATTATCTCAAATTTCAGAGGAGACTGGACTGAATAATTGGACAGTCAGCAGTTACTATGATTATGTAAATACAACTTTGTCCTTCAGTAATTATGCGGTATATGGTGTAGTTGCTGCCATTTTGTTTTTAGCTGCCGCACTTGTAATTTACAGCATTTTCTATATTTCGGTTGGACAAAAAGTTGCTGAGTTCGGACAGCTTCGGACAATAGGGGCAAGTAAAAAGCAAATTTATAAAATAGTTCTTAAACAGGGTTATATGCTTGCAGTTCCGGGGATTTTAATTGGTAGTATCATGGGAACGATCATCAGCTATTGTCTGCAATCAAAAGGCTGGTCAGTATTTGCATTTATTGTTTCTCTATGTGGCGCATGCCTTTTTGGAATACTGCTTGTTTATATTAGTGTTCGTAAACCAGCAAAAATTGCAGCGAATACTTCTCCAATTTCCGCCCTGAAAAATCCAGTGGGAATTGTAAATTACCGCACTCACAAAAGACATCGTATTACGCCTGTATATTTAGCGAAAATCAGCTTTTCCAGAAACAGAAAAAAATCTCTATTGACCATTTTATCATTGGGACTGTGCGGAGTTATATTTTTCCTTGCAGCAAGTTATCAGAGTTCTTTTAATGCCGAGAGTATGGCTCGTTATTGGGATATGAAGTACGGAGATTTCAAAATCAGCATTGATTTAGAAAACGAAAGTGAAAATTTGGATGCTCTCTTGCAGAAAGAATATTTTTCTGATTATGTAAAGCGTGTTGGAGATATAGAGGGAGTTAGCAATATATTTACTTATGCTACCGTACCAGTTGATTTCTCAACAGACAATGATATTTCAGATAGCACCTTGATGCTCGGCTATAATGAAAAGGATTTGGCGTCGCTAAATGCAGCGGTTTTGTCTGGAAATATTACTGATGATACAGAATTAGTTGTAAGTGATCCCGAACGTATTTATGATGTTTACCATTGGAAACCTCAAATTGGGGATACTGTGACCTTTAATTTCAAAAATCATAGTGGTAAAACAATAACAAAAGCATTCAAAATTGGTGCAATCACTTCCAGCAATGATGGAATGGGTGGCTATATTTTCAGAATGCCGGAAAATATGCTCAAAGAACTTGCAGGTTATGACTGTACATACGCAATCGAAATACAAGCAGAAGCTGAATATCAGGAGATAATCGAGCAAGAACTCAAATTACTCGTTTCTGACAATAGGGATGTTCGCTTACAAACCCTTCAAGATTTTATTGTAGAACACCAATCAGACAATCGTGCAGGTTTTACATTAGCTTATGCGATTGCAGCCATCTTGTGGATATTTGCGGTCATCAATCAAATCAATCTTACTGTGACAAATCTTTTATCACAGAAACAGGAAATGGGCACACTAAAATCTATTGGTATGACAAATAAGCAGTTGAAGCAAGCATTTATGATGGAAGGTCTTTTTACTACTTTGATTGCATTGCTTATAACTGCTGTTGTTGGAATCCCCGGCGGATATGCAATCGGTATATTTTTGAAAAATGCAGGCATGTCTACGGGATTTGTATTTCCGGTTGTTGCTTTTACTCTTTTTGCTGTTGCTATGTTTATGCTTGAAAGTTTGATGACAATATTGCTTATTCATTCATGGAAGAAGCAATCTGTTATTGCAATAATGCGAAATTGA
- a CDS encoding response regulator transcription factor — translation MKHILIVEDDNLLNKTLTYNLELDGYTITSVLNARTAAESLKTNIFDLVLLDINLPDGNGYDLCRLIKPEHPDTVVIFLTANDQESNQIRGYEAGAVDYITKPFSISALQRKIKAMFAMLEHHKPAKDIYEDGSLFLDFSEQFASLNGKPLALSAMEYKMLNLFLKNPKQVLTRQQFLEKLWDVDEKYVDEHTLTTSISRIRSKIEADGDTYIKTVYGMGYQWTGGEKK, via the coding sequence ATGAAGCATATTTTAATTGTCGAAGATGATAATCTTTTGAATAAAACGCTTACTTATAATTTGGAATTGGACGGTTACACAATAACTTCTGTTCTGAATGCAAGGACAGCCGCTGAATCATTAAAAACAAACATTTTTGATTTGGTATTGCTGGATATAAATTTACCAGACGGAAATGGTTATGACCTATGCCGTCTTATCAAGCCAGAGCATCCTGATACAGTAGTTATATTTCTAACTGCCAACGATCAGGAAAGCAATCAGATACGGGGATATGAAGCTGGTGCAGTGGATTATATCACGAAACCTTTTTCGATTAGTGCTTTGCAGCGAAAAATCAAAGCCATGTTCGCTATGTTGGAGCATCACAAACCAGCTAAGGATATTTACGAGGATGGTAGCTTGTTTCTGGATTTTTCGGAACAATTTGCAAGTTTGAACGGGAAACCATTAGCACTTTCTGCGATGGAATATAAAATGTTGAACCTATTTCTTAAAAATCCGAAGCAGGTACTTACTCGCCAACAATTTTTAGAAAAACTGTGGGATGTTGATGAAAAATATGTAGATGAACATACCCTTACTACTTCTATCAGCCGTATTCGCAGTAAGATTGAAGCGGATGGCGACACATATATCAAAACGGTTTATGGTATGGGGTATCAATGGACAGGAGGCGAAAAGAAATGA
- a CDS encoding GDSL-type esterase/lipase family protein translates to MDDNQRMKIRNFGYLNQGALKGQILFTGSSLMEMFPVCEIARSQGIEQVIYNRGVSGLNTDEFLENIDTLLLDLEPSKIFINIGTNDITKERFGDQWMSHLMDNICRIMEIIKFRIPDVEIFIMAFYLANLHLPWQTEQSIQWMKLRTPENLTLCNHRLKEIAEKYGCRYLDCNEALVDEHGEQKSEYAIDGVHMYANGYLNVFKSLKPYL, encoded by the coding sequence ATGGACGATAATCAAAGGATGAAAATCAGAAATTTCGGGTATTTAAACCAAGGAGCATTAAAAGGGCAAATTCTTTTTACAGGATCATCCTTGATGGAAATGTTTCCTGTCTGTGAAATTGCACGAAGCCAGGGCATCGAACAAGTGATATATAATCGCGGCGTTAGTGGATTGAATACAGATGAGTTTCTGGAAAATATCGATACATTGCTTTTAGATCTTGAGCCATCAAAGATATTTATCAATATCGGCACTAATGATATTACAAAAGAACGATTTGGAGATCAGTGGATGTCACATTTAATGGATAATATCTGTAGAATCATGGAAATTATCAAATTCCGTATTCCAGATGTGGAAATTTTTATCATGGCGTTTTATCTTGCAAATCTTCACCTGCCATGGCAGACAGAACAATCAATCCAATGGATGAAACTCCGTACTCCTGAAAATCTTACATTATGTAATCATCGATTAAAAGAAATAGCAGAAAAATACGGTTGTCGTTATCTTGATTGTAATGAAGCACTTGTTGATGAACATGGTGAACAGAAATCGGAGTATGCCATTGATGGTGTACATATGTATGCAAATGGATATTTGAATGTTTTTAAGTCTTTAAAGCCTTATTTGTAA
- a CDS encoding DUF6061 family protein gives MRTIYAEYNINHDSIDVYTSAGYMLRIDCWEAEKNLKTTYGSECALTSLAVDEPLEYARLYLDGNLQMWVDTEDSLELY, from the coding sequence ATGAGAACAATTTATGCAGAATATAATATAAACCACGATAGTATTGATGTTTACACAAGTGCTGGATATATGCTTCGCATTGATTGCTGGGAAGCTGAAAAAAATTTAAAAACCACATATGGATCAGAATGTGCGCTTACTTCATTGGCTGTGGATGAGCCTTTGGAATATGCAAGATTATATCTTGATGGCAATTTACAGATGTGGGTGGATACAGAAGATTCATTAGAACTTTATTAA
- a CDS encoding ABC transporter ATP-binding protein, which translates to MSILQTIDLKKYYGTEPNITRALNGVNFTVEQGEFVAVVGTSGSGKSTLLHMMGGLDTPTSGSVIVRGEELAKKNDDELTIFRRRNIGFIFQNYNLVPILNVYENIVLPVELDGDTVDQKFMDEVVYMLALEDKLENMPNNLSGGQQQRVAIARALITKPAIILADEPTGNLDSKTSADVLGLLKHTSGEFNQTIVMITHNNEIAQLADRIVRIEDGKIVG; encoded by the coding sequence ATGAGCATTTTACAAACAATCGACTTAAAGAAGTATTACGGCACAGAACCAAATATTACTCGTGCCCTTAATGGTGTAAATTTTACTGTGGAACAGGGAGAATTTGTTGCCGTAGTTGGAACTTCCGGCAGCGGTAAGTCTACATTGCTTCACATGATGGGAGGACTTGATACCCCCACTTCCGGCAGCGTGATTGTACGGGGAGAAGAACTCGCAAAAAAGAATGATGATGAATTGACAATTTTCCGCCGTCGTAACATCGGATTTATCTTCCAAAATTATAATCTGGTTCCGATTTTGAATGTATATGAAAATATCGTCCTGCCTGTGGAACTGGATGGCGATACAGTAGACCAGAAATTTATGGACGAAGTTGTGTATATGTTGGCTTTAGAAGATAAACTGGAAAATATGCCGAACAATCTTTCAGGCGGTCAACAGCAACGTGTAGCGATTGCACGAGCTTTAATTACGAAGCCTGCGATTATCCTTGCTGATGAACCGACCGGAAATCTTGATAGCAAGACCAGTGCAGATGTGTTAGGGCTTTTGAAGCATACCAGCGGAGAATTTAATCAGACCATTGTAATGATTACTCACAACAACGAGATCGCTCAACTCGCAGACCGCATTGTACGGATTGAAGATGGTAAAATTGTTGGCTAA
- a CDS encoding MerR family transcriptional regulator, which yields MMTVNEVSKLTGVSIRTLQYYDTIGLLKPIEYTESGYRLYDDTSLERLQQILLFKELEFPLKEIKKIIDAPNFDRNKALEQQIALLTMKKEHLENLISFARGIKGIGVKYMDFKVFDTRKIDEYSKRAKEQWGQTSEFKEFEEKTKNWTKDDEATAANEFMQLFVEFGQMKETNPADEQVQLQVRKLQDYITNHFYTCSDKILCGLGRMYAGGGELTENIDNVGGTGTAEFASKAMDIFYMSRK from the coding sequence ATGATGACGGTGAATGAAGTAAGTAAATTAACAGGAGTGAGTATACGCACTCTGCAGTATTACGACACCATTGGACTCTTAAAACCTATTGAATATACAGAGTCAGGTTATAGGTTGTATGACGATACATCCTTGGAAAGGCTGCAACAAATTTTACTGTTTAAAGAATTGGAATTTCCACTTAAGGAGATTAAAAAGATAATCGATGCTCCTAACTTTGACAGGAACAAAGCATTAGAGCAGCAGATTGCATTGCTTACGATGAAAAAGGAGCATCTTGAAAATCTTATTAGTTTCGCTCGAGGAATCAAAGGAATAGGAGTGAAATATATGGATTTTAAAGTATTTGATACAAGAAAGATTGATGAGTATTCTAAACGAGCAAAAGAACAATGGGGACAAACCTCTGAGTTCAAGGAGTTTGAAGAGAAAACAAAGAACTGGACGAAAGATGACGAAGCTACTGCCGCAAATGAGTTTATGCAATTATTTGTTGAATTTGGACAAATGAAGGAAACAAACCCGGCAGATGAGCAGGTGCAGTTGCAGGTAAGGAAACTTCAGGATTACATTACGAATCATTTTTATACATGTTCTGATAAGATTTTATGTGGTCTTGGAAGAATGTATGCTGGTGGAGGAGAACTTACGGAAAATATTGACAATGTTGGTGGTACAGGCACTGCGGAGTTTGCAAGCAAAGCCATGGATATATTCTATATGAGCAGGAAATAA
- a CDS encoding CPBP family intramembrane glutamic endopeptidase, with amino-acid sequence MNWVNVQYKSNLRKYEKKDGMKALVTYCLIMCSAFFQGWLYTTNANVFVLNLSQILIPLVLIAVFFCFFYCSKENIRSIGINSDNIKNSIVFGLAGGFVLLAIQTALYIIQGKSVSFINPTLLNWVIFLFAAFEEEILFRGYIQTRLFGLINGQWIVSIINSVLFLSIHYPVRWIVSGAIFINALSTVYIVSLLVLHFFCDAVYKRTNCLWGAFLLHVIYNAVGAMIQIS; translated from the coding sequence ATGAACTGGGTAAATGTACAGTATAAAAGTAATTTGAGAAAATACGAAAAGAAGGATGGAATGAAAGCTCTTGTAACATACTGCTTAATAATGTGTAGTGCTTTCTTTCAAGGTTGGCTTTATACAACAAATGCAAATGTTTTTGTTTTAAATTTATCGCAGATATTGATTCCATTGGTTTTAATTGCAGTATTCTTTTGCTTTTTTTACTGTAGTAAAGAGAATATTAGAAGTATTGGAATTAATTCTGATAATATCAAAAATAGTATAGTATTTGGTTTAGCGGGAGGTTTCGTACTACTTGCTATACAGACGGCATTATATATAATCCAAGGGAAATCAGTATCATTTATCAATCCTACATTATTAAATTGGGTTATATTTCTATTTGCTGCTTTTGAAGAAGAAATACTATTTAGAGGGTACATACAGACAAGACTGTTTGGACTCATAAACGGTCAATGGATTGTTAGTATAATTAATTCAGTTCTTTTTTTATCCATACATTATCCTGTAAGATGGATAGTATCTGGAGCAATATTTATCAATGCATTATCGACGGTATACATAGTATCGCTTCTTGTACTACATTTTTTTTGCGATGCTGTATATAAAAGGACAAATTGCCTATGGGGAGCATTCCTGTTACATGTAATCTATAATGCAGTAGGAGCAATGATTCAAATTTCCTAA